One window of Neptuniibacter halophilus genomic DNA carries:
- the parC gene encoding DNA topoisomerase IV subunit A encodes MSVETTFEDGTEKLSLKDFTEKAYLDYSMYVILDRALPHIGDGMKPVQRRIVYAMSELGLKATAKYKKSARTVGDVLGKFHPHGDSACYEAMVLMAQPFSYRYPLIDGQGNWGSADDPKSFAAMRYTESRLAPYAEVLLAELGQGTVEWVPNFDGTMREPSILPARLPNVLLNGTTGIAVGMATDILPHNLREVASACIHLLDHPRADLDELTEIVPGPDMPTDAEIITPRRELRKIYETGRGSVRMRGVYVREQGEIVITALPHQVSGAKVLEQIAAQMQQKKLPMVSDLRDESDHENPTRLVIVPRSNRVDLEQLMAHLFASTDLERTYRVNMNMIGVDGRPQVKDLRQILVEWLSWRTEVVRKRLQHRLEKVMDRLHILEGLMVAYLNIDEVIAIIRHEDDPKAELVSRFGLTEIQADAILDLKLRHLAKLEEFKIQSEQNELEEERKHLEGILGSDAKMRKLIKTEIKEAAEKYGDARRSPIVEREEAQAFSEKDLLSSDPVTVVISKQGWIRAAKGHDIDAAGLNYKSGDGFKLACLGRTNQPTILLDTTGRSFTIETHNLPSARGQGEPVTGRLTLPKGSTIDAAIAGKESDKVLMASDAGYGFITNIGDLSSKTKNGKAALTLPKNARILQPQKVQASAEQLLAAVSNEGRLLVFPVQELPELARGKGNKIINIPSARASAREELVVALAILSPEDTLLVHAGRQHLRLKPADIEHYRGERGRRGNKLPRGYQRVDSLEVVTDRVPEPEVAVSPEA; translated from the coding sequence ATGAGCGTAGAAACCACCTTTGAAGACGGCACTGAAAAACTGTCGTTAAAAGATTTTACTGAGAAGGCGTATCTGGATTACTCCATGTACGTCATTCTCGACCGTGCCCTGCCGCATATCGGTGACGGGATGAAACCGGTGCAGCGGCGTATTGTTTATGCGATGTCGGAGCTGGGCCTGAAGGCAACGGCGAAATACAAAAAGTCCGCCCGTACAGTGGGTGACGTACTGGGTAAATTCCATCCGCACGGTGATTCTGCCTGCTATGAGGCGATGGTGCTGATGGCGCAGCCGTTCAGCTACCGTTACCCGCTGATCGATGGTCAGGGTAACTGGGGTTCGGCGGATGATCCGAAATCTTTCGCTGCGATGCGTTATACCGAATCCCGTCTGGCACCTTATGCCGAGGTGCTGCTGGCCGAACTGGGTCAGGGTACGGTGGAGTGGGTGCCTAACTTTGACGGCACCATGCGTGAACCGTCGATTCTGCCAGCACGGCTGCCCAACGTACTGCTTAACGGCACTACGGGTATTGCGGTGGGGATGGCGACCGATATTCTGCCGCATAACCTGCGCGAAGTGGCCAGTGCCTGCATCCACCTGCTGGACCATCCGCGGGCGGATCTGGATGAGCTGACAGAGATTGTTCCCGGGCCGGATATGCCGACCGATGCGGAGATTATTACCCCGCGCCGTGAGCTGCGAAAAATCTACGAAACGGGTCGTGGCTCGGTACGGATGCGGGGGGTCTATGTCCGGGAGCAGGGTGAGATTGTGATCACCGCGCTGCCACATCAGGTCTCCGGTGCTAAAGTGCTGGAGCAGATAGCGGCACAGATGCAGCAGAAAAAATTGCCGATGGTCAGTGACCTGCGCGATGAATCTGACCATGAAAACCCGACTCGCCTGGTGATTGTGCCGCGCTCAAACCGGGTCGATCTGGAACAGTTGATGGCACACTTGTTTGCCTCCACGGATCTGGAGCGCACCTACCGGGTCAATATGAACATGATCGGGGTCGATGGACGACCTCAGGTAAAAGATCTGCGCCAGATTCTGGTGGAGTGGCTGAGCTGGCGAACCGAGGTGGTGCGTAAGCGTCTGCAACATCGCCTCGAGAAGGTGATGGATCGTCTGCATATCCTCGAAGGTTTAATGGTGGCCTACCTCAATATCGATGAGGTGATCGCCATTATCCGCCATGAGGATGACCCTAAAGCAGAACTGGTCAGCCGTTTTGGTCTTACGGAGATTCAGGCAGATGCGATTCTGGATCTGAAACTGCGTCATCTGGCGAAGCTGGAAGAGTTCAAGATTCAGAGCGAACAGAATGAGCTGGAAGAGGAGCGCAAGCACCTCGAAGGCATTCTTGGCTCTGATGCGAAGATGCGCAAACTGATTAAAACCGAGATTAAAGAAGCGGCCGAGAAATATGGCGATGCACGTCGCTCGCCGATTGTTGAGCGCGAAGAGGCACAGGCGTTCAGTGAGAAAGACCTGCTTTCTTCTGATCCGGTTACCGTGGTGATCTCCAAACAGGGCTGGATTCGAGCGGCAAAAGGGCATGATATTGATGCGGCCGGTCTGAATTATAAGTCCGGTGATGGCTTTAAGCTGGCCTGTCTGGGGCGGACCAACCAGCCGACGATCCTGCTGGATACCACCGGGCGAAGTTTTACGATAGAAACCCACAATCTGCCTTCAGCACGGGGGCAGGGGGAGCCGGTGACGGGGCGTCTGACCCTGCCAAAAGGCTCGACAATCGATGCGGCAATCGCCGGTAAAGAGAGTGATAAAGTGCTGATGGCGTCAGATGCCGGTTATGGCTTTATTACCAATATCGGTGACCTCAGCAGCAAAACCAAGAACGGTAAAGCAGCACTGACCCTGCCGAAAAATGCCAGAATTCTTCAGCCACAGAAGGTACAGGCCTCTGCTGAGCAGTTGCTGGCGGCGGTGAGTAATGAGGGGCGTCTGCTGGTGTTCCCTGTCCAGGAGCTGCCGGAACTGGCCAGAGGTAAAGGTAATAAGATTATTAATATCCCTTCAGCCCGTGCCTCTGCACGAGAGGAGCTGGTGGTGGCGCTGGCGATTCTGTCGCCGGAGGATACCCTGCTGGTGCATGCCGGCAGGCAGCACCTGCGCCTGAAGCCCGCCGATATCGAACACTATCGTGGTGAGCGTG